TCTGAACATAAAAGCTGCATCCTTTGATCACAAATCACGCTTTTGCTCTTAACCCAAAACATCCATTACAGGGAGCgcatcctttcacagcaagaatGTGtgtggcaggggaaggagctTTGGATTTCAAATGAACTGACTTTTtacctttccttccccctcaaACCAATCCCAAGCTATATTTCAAAGAAGTCACATAGTTGACAGCGCAGCAAGGTGTGAGAGGGAGGCAGGCGGGAGTGGGGTGAGGCACGTGTGCTGGCAATGAGCACAGCGATATGGGCTGTTGCTGGCTGGGACTTCAGGGGCTCATCCTGCACCAGCAGCTCAGGCAGTACCTGCCGACACGGGGGGCTGCATCTCACGCTGCCCTTGCTGGCGTGGGTAGGACTCCCTAAAAGCAGCGGTGAGAGTTCCTGTCCCAGGAGATGCATCTTCACTTCAGAAGTCTAAATCTAGCAATGTTCAGGACCCGCTGGGAAGCCTTTCTGTGTTTGGCTGAACCCCTAGTGTTGTGTTCTTGCTTTTATgatttttgtgttggtttttttttttttaactgtcttggCTCCCAAAAGCCCCCAGAGCTTACAGATCCAAATAGTAAAATCAACAATGAACACAGTAAAAACATTGTAGTCTTAAAAACCCTGCCAAGTAGTCTCACAGAGTCACGGGTCTGGAAATGCTTGGGTGTATCTTATGCAATAGCATAATTTGGCAAAACacctatatttttcttttttcccttttggcaGAGCCATGTAACTTTGTCTCCTATTAACAGTCCGCTTGTGCCACCTGAATTATCCTGCTGCACAGAGCCGCACATGGCCACGCATGGCTTGGGTGCTTGGTACACTAGGTAGCACCGTGGGCTCCTGCAGGACAGCTGGCTCTGCAGACTTTGATAGAAGATAAATACAAGTCAGAGAAGGAGGCAAAATAATAGGCTAGACCTGAAAAACAAGTGTATacaggtggggtttttgtgtggttttttttttcctttcaagctTCCTGATACATAGAGGGTCTTTCAGTATCACCATTCTGCTTGTAAACATGATGGACGTACCTCACCATCACTTGAAAATGGCCCACCAAGGAGCATGAGGCTCATGTTATGGGTCTGATGTCCCACCTGTGGAGAAAGTGCAGGAACCTGCAAATCAGATGTGAAAGAGCACATCCCAGCCCATGTTCCTGGCCCAAAATCCCACGGCGGGGACCTTAACTGGCTGGAGACAAGCCCTGGCCTTGTGCCTGTACCTTCACTGCCTCTAGGTAGGCATTGCTTGGTTCGCTCTAAATAAAAGCATGGGAGCCAACGACAGCGTGTCGACTGCAGCCTGACCCTGCAGGTGTGTTTGACACATTTGGGAAAAGGCTTCAGGGCAATTCAGCACGGTGTGGCGGGCTCTGGGCTCGCGGGCTGTGCGGTGCTCACAGCTGGCTGAAACGTGACGTTCACCTGCTTCAGGAAGACAACGTTAAGCgtttcccctttctcctttctagGGACAGTCGAGGTGATCAACGCCCGCGAGACAGTCCCACGGGAGTTTCCGCGGAATTTATTGTCCCACTGTGCTGCTGGTATCCCCATTGGTAAGGACGCAGACTGGGCCGTGAGAGCTGTGCGCCCTCCTGGTGTGTAGTGCACAAAGCTCAGGGTGGGGGAACCGAGGACCTTGCTGACTTTATCTGAAGTTCTATTTAACTGGTCGTGCTCTTCCTGAATTGACTTTtgcaaaagtaagaaaaaatactagGTCCGTAAAAATTCCTAGTAACAATTCATAGTACCATTGGCAACCTGACCAGtgagggggtggggagcagagcaTGAGGAGAAATCACAGGGTAATTTCTCTTCATAGGAAGTCTGCATTTCAAGACCAGATCTCCCAAAGCACTCATTTCCCAGCAGttcttacagagaaaaataacctCAATAGCTGCTCAGACtttctggaaacaaaagaaatcaatcTAGTGGACTTGCCCATCTCCTTACATTGGGGAAGGATCCTGACAGCACCAGGAGTTGAGTTTCTGGGCTCCACCTTAGCTGAGCTACCTCGGCCCCATCCGAGGAGGCTCCACGTCCATTTGCTGTTTCCCATTTGGCAGCAGGCACTCTCGCTTCAGCAGCACATCTTGGATCTCTCCACGTTTCGTGCTGCATTCATTCCCCTTCTGTAGCACGTTTTCTTTTGAGATGTGTCCTAGTTCCTGGAAGAGATGTTCTTATCCTTGGAAGAAGAGCCTGAAAAGGAATCAGGAACAGCtctggttggaagggacatttgGAGGTCTCTGCTCCaactcctgctcaaagcagagtgATGCCAGAGTTAGTTCAGGCTGCTTGGGGCCTTGTCCTGTCACATTTTTTAACTTCTCCAAGGATGGAGCGTGTCACAGCTTCCCTTGTTTTAGTGTTTGACCAGGCTCCCCCTGCAtggctgctttttctcttaTCTCCAGCTGTCATCTCCCATGCTGCAACATGTGCCTCTTGTGCTTTCATCATGTACCTCTGAGTCTGGCTCCAGCTTCTCTATACCCCTTCTATTAGGTAGTGGAAGAAATatatgaacagaaaaaggaaattaaaaaaaaagccacctgcTTTTAGAAGCCTTAGTCCTGCCTGTACAAATCCACACTTCCATTGGAGTGCTTTCAGAGAGGTGAAACAGGCCAATGACTTACTGGGTGTGAcagtgctgttctgcttctcaggtTCCCCCTGGATTGGTGTACCGGGAGAACTTCGTGGGTATGAAGAAGCCCATAAACGATATGGCCGCTTACCATGGAAAGCCCTATTTGAACCAACCCTCAAGCTACTTTCAGAGCCACTTCTAATTTCCCCGGTTATGGACAAAATATTCCGTCACCCACAGTTCTCCAGAATAGGCAAAAGACTGTGGTAAGACCCATGAATTAAATTGCAGTGTGAGGACCACTGTTCCCTCATCTTCAGACCCTTCCTCTGACACGCTGACATGGAGCgccggctgctgctgcagcttctgctcAGTAAATACTTGCTCTAGAGAGGAAGGGAATAacagaagtttttttaaaaaacttttttctgtcagcaactttttttttttgtaatttagaaTGGCTTGGCACAGCAAAACTGCCTGCTAAGCACATCTGCTCATGAGGAGGAGCTGCCTGTATGTGGCCTGCCTCCATCTGTGTGGAAATCGTCCCCTGACAGCAGGGCCCTACAGCAGACGCTCGTTTGGAGAAGCCCCACTGACCCAAGCCAGGGTCAAAACATTAGGTCCCGTAGAGGAAACTTTGTCTGGGGAAAGAGTGCCTGGTGCTGTGGGTAGCAATCGGCTGAGAAGAACTTTTCTCCATGGGACTGCAGCTCAGCACTAGCTTGGAAAGTATACCACATGCATAAACCAGATCAGCTTTGGGCAGGAAAAAGAGATTAGCGCTGAGGACTGAATAAGCACATGGTGTAAACTGATGGATGTTCTTCTTTAACAGCCCACTGATATGTGACGGTCAAAATTTTTTGAAGCTTGGAGACACCTTCAGGTGGCCGGCGCTGCAGCAAACACTGAAAGCTGTAGCGGAAAATGGAGCTACAGCATTTTATGGGGGACAGATAGGAAAAGCCCTGGTGGAGGACATTAGGAAGGCCGGTAGGTAACAGCTGTTGTTAATGCTAATAGACAGGCCTTTTCCCAGCAATTGGCTAACAGTGAGTTGGTACCAGGGGAAAGCCAACACATGCCATTTGCTTGCCACTTGGGGTGGTACCTAGCATGGGAAGGGGCCACCTTTCCCCAATTCTTGTAACTCAGGCCCAGAAGCAGGGCTGAGAGCCACCTACTGCTCCAGCATTCACCCACAGTGCTCATGCACTGGCCTTTCCAACGCCCTTAGGCTTTGTGATGTCCTGGGGTTTGGAGGTAGATGAGGACACATGAAGAACATTGCTGTGCTTGTTGGAAGAAATTTGGAGCGTACAGGGATGGCTCTCTACAAGCTTTACCAATGCTCTGATGTAGCCAGCCCATAGCACCTTGTAGAAGTTAATGTGCTAATGCCAGCTACCCATCTGGTTTTCTCTTGAAGGGTCCAATATCTCACTGGAGGACCTTCAGGCATACAAAGCAGAGGTGTCCTCAGCTCTGAACATTACCCTGAACAATCACACAACAGTGTTTTCTCCTGGACCGCCCATGGGAGGTGCTGTGCTCATGTTCATCCTCAAGATATTGGAAGGTAAATTCCTAAGGGAAAAGGGGCAGCAAGAGGTTTGCAAAGAGTGTTGCTCTAGAGCATTAGAAAAGTAACGGGCAGAAATGGAGTTGGTGAGCCCATATGGGCCCCAAAGCAGCAGTGTGACCATACTATGCAGCAGGATGATGAACTGGCTCATTCTTACAGTGGATCAGCATCACCATAGCTGCTGCAAAGGCCAAAGGATACACTATTTTCCCAAGGCTTCAAGAGGAATTGAAGTCACAGCAGAAATTAGTACTTGGTTGTTTCGGTGTCCACGTCCTGCTAAAGCATAGGGGAAACTTGATAAGAActgggatggggaaaggaggttgctttcaacttttttttttacagttcttgAAAAAACATTGCCCTGGGTCTATTAACGAAATTATTTCATGCTGCTCCGTAGAGTATAAACTCCATGAAGCATCACTTGCAACACCTGAGGAGAAGGTAGAAACCTACCATCGCATTGCAGAGGCCCTGAAGTTCGGCAACATGCTAAAACCCCATATGAGTGACCCAGCCTTCTCCAAAGCTCAGGTGAGCTGACATGGTGCATGGGGGCAGCCACAGACACCCACAGCACAGACAGCTGCTTCTACACTGCTGCTTGGCAcagaaggagcagggaagtcaattttctgctttctttttttaaaacctgcatTGTCACAAACTCATTTTAGCCTACGTGCTAAGCCTTCAAGCAGGCTACCCATTGCCCAGACTATCCTGCCTGCCAGCACAACGCTACGGTACCAAGCAACGCTCTGACACCCTCCTGCTTTGCAGccatggaagaaaagaaaatactcagAAGTGCTAGTCAAGAGGAATGGTGCTCAGTTGGCCTAGGCAGAGGCAGGATTAGGCCATTTATTTTGTCTGCAGCTTCTGTTCAGCTGTAGCTGGCGTTCACTTGAAAGGATGATCACGTTCTCATGCCAATGCTGAGGTGCCACAGTACTGAGCTTGGTTCATTTTCTGTGAGGACAGTGGCCTTGGGGTTCAGGCTGGGGCTGAATGCTGCCAGTGCAGGTCTCCAAGCTCTGACTATTGGGGCTGAATTCCCCAGGCTTCTGTGTGCCCTAAGACAGACGTGCCTGTGCTTTGGTGGCACGAGCTCAGTGTCCTCGCTGTGATTGCAGGTGACCGTGGGGAACATGCTGTCTGACAAGACTGCTGAGCTCGTCAGACGCCGAATAGATACCCGCGGTGACCACCCACTCGACCATTACAACTTCCTGGAGTCCTTCTACAACCACAGCTACAAAAGCAGGGGCACAAGCCACATCTCTGTGCTCGCCGCAGACGGCAGTGCCGTGTCCGCCACCAGCACCATCAACTTCCCGTGAGCAGCCAAGGCGTTGGTAATCGGGTCACATATAGGCCATGTACCACGTTCACAGGGTGCCTGCGAGGGCTGTTTACCAGAAATGCAAAACTCTTGGGCTTCACTTGATTTAGGCAGTCCCTTACTCGTGAATGCCTTTTTCATGTGACAGCAAAGGTCTTTGAGCATCAGCCCAAAGGAACATCATAATTCACGAAGATGTAACAACTTGCTGAGCTCTGCTGAGTTTCTGTGGGTTGGGCAAATCCCCACGTGCACTAGTAACAGGGAGCTTATCTCTggctccagcacagcagcacaaacACCTTTTGGACACCCTAGCTGGGCCAGTTGCAGGCTGGGAGGAGACAGAGATAACCCAGAGGGTGCCACGTTCATTTAACGTTATCCACAACAGGAATGCACCGGGCACTTGACAAGCTACTTCTTTCCCCCCTGCAGGTTTGGCTCCTTTGTGTATTCTAACCAAACTGGGATAATTTTAAATAACGAACTCGCTGATTTCTGCATGGCAAACAGAAGCATTAAACCAGGTGAGCATTCTCACcctcaaaataaaacacagggcCAGGAGATGGATATGCAGGCTGTGTACAAGTGGGCAGGGACTGTCTGTAAACTGCAGATCCTTTCCTAGGTCTGGATGAGagcaaatttgttttaactAACAGAGGACAAAGCCCTGTAGTGTGTCTGTCTACTCACATATGCCCTTACATGGAAACATAGGAGTTTTGTCTTCTGACCAGGGAaatcagagattaaaaaaaaaaaacaacaaacaagctGAAGCTGATCATTCATtgatggggaggggagggaagaagctTGCTGACTTTTTAGGCTCATCTATGAAAAAGTATATAACTGCTGCACAATCAGTAATGCTATAGGCTTACAATTAGTTCTGTAACACAGCAGTGTTGATGCAGTGCTGTTGCTCTGTGAAATAAGCTATCCCTGATGCAATCTCCCTTGGGTCTGCTGTGAGAGAGAACATCAGTACTGCAATGGCAGGATTGCTGCTAATGGTTCCTCTGCTGGGTTAAATGAGCTGCAGCAAGTCCTGAATACTTGTAGGATGCCCTGTCCTGCACCAAGAGATGCTTCCTATTTAGCCTGTGCCATAAAGGTCCAGTTTCTTGCGAGATGTGTTCTCAGCATAAGGAAGCTAGTTTTCTGGAAGACTTGAGCTTTTTGAGGAATGAGCAGCAACTTGGTTTGCTATGGGGAATGCAGGACGGGTGAGGTAGATAAACTTGTGTGTCTCTCCAGCCCCCTTAACAGCCACATGGAAGGAATAATactttctgcctctgctctaGGAGAGAAGCCTCCTTCAGCAATGGCGCCTTCCATTCTCATCTCCAAGACAGGAGACGTGCTGGTGATCGGAGGAGCAGGCGGGACCCGGATTATCAGTGCTACTACTATGGTGAGTAAAGAGGTACCACACAGTAACGCCTTCCACTGAGCAAGGGGAGCACACGCTGTCCTGAACAAAAGGAATGACTTTATTGCTGCTAGTACTGCTGTGTGGAAGGCAGCAGCGAAGAGGGCCTGCTGCAGACTCAGTCTGTCCTCGCCTTCTTGCCTGTAGCATTTCTGTGGCAAGGACAGGGGCTAGCTTCAGCTCTGTGGTTGAATTGCACTACCACCAGAAGAACAGGAATGGAGAAGGTCGAGAACCCACAGCAGTCGCCAGTTCTTTCAGCCCTTCCAGATTTCCAGCCATGATCGGTCCCACCTGCTTTTTCTACTCAGCTCTCCTCAGGTCTTGACTCCTCGgtactttgttttatttgcaatttaGAAGTCACTAATGGCTGCTGGTTGGAGGCCAGAGCAAGTGCCAGCCGCCTCGCTCAATTCTTTTTTGAAAGGCAAGAAGTTAGATTAATTAAATAGCAAGCTGAGGAAGTTATTAGGAAGAGAGGCATTGCCCAAAACTTTGGGACCCCAAAAATAAACTGATAAGCTACATGatggaaagaacaagaaaaacagaaaaccaccacCGCATGTACACAGAGTAACAaaccttaaagaaaaagagcttGCTGAAGCACGAAGTCTAACAACTTGTTCAGCaatcaagaaataaaagcagataaggccacaagaggaaaaagaagatttattattattattattaatcttTCTTCAACTGGAGAGAAGCATGGGAAGGAGTCCATGCCAGGACCTGATATGAAAACAGAACAACCCTCAATAGAAAGATGTAAGATCCATCAGTAGCTACTGAATTCAAGGACAGCTCTTTGGCTCAGGGAAGGCATTCTGGGAAGTATCATTGTGTGCTCGCTCTGTTCTTATAAATGCCCTGAGCATCTGCTATTGGTCACCATGAAGACAGGAGACCAGGCTAGTAGGACTTCTGGTCTGACTGAGTCCACGTTTGCACCATCCTGCAGGCAGGATTTATAGCAGAGCTGGTCTGGCTTAACGCCAGCGTGGAGGATGGCAGCATGTGAGTCAGGTTCTTATTCAGTATCTCCAGCCAGTCAGCGTGGAATTTGTTTCATTGCAGGCAATTATAAACAAGCTGTGGTTTGGCTATGACTTGGAACATGCCATTTCAGCTCCCATCATGCATACTGAAGGTGCCAGTATCCTGTTTGAGAAACATTTCAGTGAGGTGAGTGGCTTCGCTTGGATCTTCTTGTCTTCTCCTTTTGGTGAGAAGGAGATTGCTTCTGCAACTCTCCCGAATAATCTGTATTTTGCTTCTAGCTAACCTCCTTCTTGCTTAAATCTCACTTTCTCAACCTGACCCCACATACACATCCTTCATTTTCACACCTGGCAACACCAAGACCTCAGGCCCCTGCCCCATTCACtccatttcctcttctctcccctctaCAGGAGGTTAGGAGCGGCCTGCTGAGAAGAGGAcataaagaaaagttaaatgaaTTTGCAATGAATGTTGTGCAGGGAATTtccaaggaaggaaaatgcatcTCTGCTTACTCTGATAAAAGGAAGCTGGGGAAGTCAGCTGGATATTAGCATGAAATGCCATCACAActcacaaaaccacagaagataACTAGATTCAGAACATGCTTTGGCTTGGACACGTCAATATTGCCTGTTCCCATCAGGATGCCTCCTAAAGTATGGGCAAAACTTGTGATTGCATCTAATTCCAGTAGACTGCAAGTCACCCTCAGGCAATACAAGGATAGGTCAGCCATCCTTGTTTAGAGCTACACCCTCGATTACTTATGTGATatatggaaaaatgtatttcttgagCACATCAGGTGTTGAGAATAAGAATACaaagtgggaaaggaaaattgGTCCAAACCCCACTGGGAACACTGTGAAATAACCCAGCTGTATCTTCCATTCCTGCTGGAGAGTCTCAGTTAAGAGCAAAATTGGTTTCTTTCAGGCTGTTGCCACAATAAGCTTATTATCACTGGGCTCAGCAATGTGAAATAAGTAACTATTTTGGTTATGAGGATTACAAGAAGTGTCTATAGGGTcaggattttaaaatcttaagCATGCAGGCTTAGAGGGTGGgtttggaaagggaagagagcaAAACTCCACACTCACCCTCTTGGTTTTCCCATCCAAAGAAGCCCTGCTGTTCCCAAAAGTGGCAGATGAAATCAGTGCAGCGTAGCACAAGTCTGCTGCCCTACTAATCTCTGCCTTGGGGA
This genomic interval from Buteo buteo chromosome 11, bButBut1.hap1.1, whole genome shotgun sequence contains the following:
- the GGT5 gene encoding glutathione hydrolase 5 proenzyme isoform X1 — translated: MSTGKICCLVLLTLGVLAVVVALVVILTQPKCGPQRYLHGAVAADTETCSVIGRDILKSGGTAVDAAIAALICTSVMNPQSSGLGGGVIFTIYNASTGTVEVINARETVPREFPRNLLSHCAAGIPIGSPWIGVPGELRGYEEAHKRYGRLPWKALFEPTLKLLSEPLLISPVMDKIFRHPQFSRIGKRLCPLICDGQNFLKLGDTFRWPALQQTLKAVAENGATAFYGGQIGKALVEDIRKAGSNISLEDLQAYKAEVSSALNITLNNHTTVFSPGPPMGGAVLMFILKILEEYKLHEASLATPEEKVETYHRIAEALKFGNMLKPHMSDPAFSKAQVTVGNMLSDKTAELVRRRIDTRGDHPLDHYNFLESFYNHSYKSRGTSHISVLAADGSAVSATSTINFPFGSFVYSNQTGIILNNELADFCMANRSIKPGEKPPSAMAPSILISKTGDVLVIGGAGGTRIISATTMAIINKLWFGYDLEHAISAPIMHTEGASILFEKHFSEEVRSGLLRRGHKEKLNEFAMNVVQGISKEGKCISAYSDKRKLGKSAGY
- the GGT5 gene encoding glutathione hydrolase 5 proenzyme isoform X2, which codes for MLTQHLDILKSGGTAVDAAIAALICTSVMNPQSSGLGGGVIFTIYNASTGTVEVINARETVPREFPRNLLSHCAAGIPIGSPWIGVPGELRGYEEAHKRYGRLPWKALFEPTLKLLSEPLLISPVMDKIFRHPQFSRIGKRLCPLICDGQNFLKLGDTFRWPALQQTLKAVAENGATAFYGGQIGKALVEDIRKAGSNISLEDLQAYKAEVSSALNITLNNHTTVFSPGPPMGGAVLMFILKILEEYKLHEASLATPEEKVETYHRIAEALKFGNMLKPHMSDPAFSKAQVTVGNMLSDKTAELVRRRIDTRGDHPLDHYNFLESFYNHSYKSRGTSHISVLAADGSAVSATSTINFPFGSFVYSNQTGIILNNELADFCMANRSIKPGEKPPSAMAPSILISKTGDVLVIGGAGGTRIISATTMAIINKLWFGYDLEHAISAPIMHTEGASILFEKHFSEEVRSGLLRRGHKEKLNEFAMNVVQGISKEGKCISAYSDKRKLGKSAGY